The genomic interval GGTGGCTCGAAAGTCATCGACCGGTTCGACAAGGCCTCGCCCCATCATGTGTTTCCAAAGTCGATTGACAACGGCTTTCGCAAAATAAGGATTGTCCGCATCGGTGATCCAGTCCGCCAACTGTTGACGATTGTCGCCGGTGAAATCCAAAAACTCTCCGCCCGGAATCTTGGGAATCGCGTCTTCCATCGTCCCAGGATGGATGACTCGTCCGCTCGGCTTCGGTTTGATGAAACGCTCCGTCTCAAGCTTGGCAAAGATCGCGGCGAGGCCGTGATAGTCGTCTTGGGTCCAGCGATCCAGCGGATGATTGTGACAATTGGCGCATCGCAGTCGACTGCCCATGAACAACTCACTGACATACTCCGCTTGCTCTCTCGGTCCGGCAACGGTCCGATAGAAATTCGGCGGCCCCTGCTCCTGGCTGTCTCCCGATGCCAGGATCAAGTCACGAGCGATTTGTCGATAGCTGACATCACGGGAAACCTGCTCAGCGATCCAGTCGCGATAGGTTTGACTTGCCAACACGTCACCGCGTTGGGCTCGCAACCGCAACCACGTGCTCAACTGAAAGGTCCAATACTGATCGAACTCTTTGGACGACAAGAACGATTCGATCCACTCGGATCGCTTTTCAGGGCTACTATCGCTGGCAAACGCTTGAACCTGGATCGCACTGGGCAATCGACCGGTCAGGTCAAGACTGGCACGTCGCAAAAAAGTGGCGTCGTCGCAATCAGGTGATAATGGCAGTCCGAGAGTCGCAAGCGTGCGAGAGATTTCGTCGTCGATGAAGTTCCGGCGTGGCTCCGCATTCACACTGGTTTTCGTAACATCCACTCGCCCACTGAGTGGCACGATTAACTCGATCGGTAGGACCTGCGTGAGATACCTAGCGATCACAATGTGGCGTCCACGACGCAAGACGGTTGCGATTTGAACGTTGTCAGAATCTGAGTAGGTCAACTCAACTGCGGCAGCATCTTCTGCGTGAAAGACTGTCCAGCGTGTGACATCACGCGACATACCGTCATCGTAGTGGGCGACCGCCTGCAAGTTCACACTGTCGCCGACATCGGGTATCACTTGATAACCTGGTGAGATTTCGACACGATGCAGCTTGGACTTCGATTCCAGTGGTGCACCGCTGGCGATCCATCGGGTCAGCAATTGAGCACTCTCACTGTCGGACGCAAAAAGTTGTTCGCCCCCGTGCTGCAACTGCTCGGACGGTTTCAAGACGATCAAACTCGCGTCTGGTTGAGCGAGATTGATTCGCCGTCCACCCAATTGCTGCGCGATCGCTGTGTAGTCCGATTCCGGATTGCCACCGTAAAGCGAAAGTTTGAAACCGCCGCGTCCGATCGCGGCACCATGACAGGCACCACCGTTGCAACCATGCTTGGTCAACAACGGAATCACATCATTGGTGAAATCGATCGCCCGACAGGGCCGTGACAGCAGCGAGATCACTGCAACCAGGATCGCAACGAGTCTTAATTGTCGGCACATCATCGCGTCATGCCATCAGCTTCGAGATCACTTGTCCACCGTCCGGCGAAACGCGAACCGGGCGACCATCGGACGTCCGCAATTCGCTTGCCGGATCGACTCCCAGCAGTGTGAACAGGGTCGCGGACAGATCCGCTGGAGTGATCGGGTCATCCTTGGGGTACTCACCCATTGAATCACTGGTCCCGATCATTTGGCCACCTTGAATGCCGCCACCGGCCAATGCGACGCTGAATACACTTGGCCAGTGGTCGCGTCCGCCAGCCGAGTTGATTTTCGGCGTGCGTCCGAACTCACCCATCACGACGACCAGCGTTTCATCCAGCATCCCACAATCATCCAAATCGGTGACCAATGCACTGAGCGCCCGATCGAGAGAGGGCAAATGAGCATTGCGGTCCTTGGGGTAGCGTTCTTTCAAGGTCAAAATGTTTTGATGACTGTCCCAGCCGGTACTATTGACGGTCACAAAAGGGACTCCGCGTTGGACCAAGCGTCGTGCCAGCAGACAACTTTGCCCGATCCCGTTTCCTCGCCCGTAACGATGGCGCACAGCATCTGGCTCCTCCGATAGCTTGAACGCCGCCTTGGCACTCGCCGACGCAATCAAATCGTAGGCGCGTTGCAGATTGGGATCGCTGACCGGGCGCTGCGTAGCGTCGCCGTTGTGAGAAAACGTATCCAACGCGTTGACCATCTCCCTGCGTCGGTCTAATCGCTGCAGGTCCAGTCCGGGATAGTACTCCAAATCACGCACAGTGAAATCGGCAGCATCAGGATTCCCGCCGACGGAAAATGGTGCGGTAGCAGCAGACAAGAATCCGTTGCCACGCACGTTCTTGGTCGCTTGAGGTACAGCGATGTTCGGTGGCAGCACAGTGGCGGTATCCCGCAATTGAGCAAGCGTCGCTCCGTAAGTCGGGTACTCCAATGCCGGCGACGGTTTGTAGCCGGTCATCAAATAATGCGTGCCAAAATTGTGTTCACCCAAAGGCGAAGTCATCGAGCGGATCACCGCCAATTTGTCCATCATCTGCGAGCACTGCTGAAAGCACTCGTTCAGACGAAT from Stieleria varia carries:
- a CDS encoding DUF1553 domain-containing protein; translated protein: MMCRQLRLVAILVAVISLLSRPCRAIDFTNDVIPLLTKHGCNGGACHGAAIGRGGFKLSLYGGNPESDYTAIAQQLGGRRINLAQPDASLIVLKPSEQLQHGGEQLFASDSESAQLLTRWIASGAPLESKSKLHRVEISPGYQVIPDVGDSVNLQAVAHYDDGMSRDVTRWTVFHAEDAAAVELTYSDSDNVQIATVLRRGRHIVIARYLTQVLPIELIVPLSGRVDVTKTSVNAEPRRNFIDDEISRTLATLGLPLSPDCDDATFLRRASLDLTGRLPSAIQVQAFASDSSPEKRSEWIESFLSSKEFDQYWTFQLSTWLRLRAQRGDVLASQTYRDWIAEQVSRDVSYRQIARDLILASGDSQEQGPPNFYRTVAGPREQAEYVSELFMGSRLRCANCHNHPLDRWTQDDYHGLAAIFAKLETERFIKPKPSGRVIHPGTMEDAIPKIPGGEFLDFTGDNRQQLADWITDADNPYFAKAVVNRLWKHMMGRGLVEPVDDFRATNPATHPELLSRLAADFVANGYRLRHTIGLIARSRAYARDSRATSLNKDDDRYLSHAIRRRLSAEVMADAISDVLGVADVFGEQPPGTRAVNLMDPQTPSTTLDILGRCGRNESCDGEVGTSASLSQTLHLMNGELLNQRIGAEDGRLQQLLKLEKEPIEIIRVFYTVALSRSPTADEVKHWQKQIDATSSDSQRHDLLEDFVWSLLTCDEFVTNH
- a CDS encoding DUF1501 domain-containing protein, with amino-acid sequence MRHSCNKFLGHTPVAFSRRDALRWGGISTLGMSALSVGLGPLLSPQSVRADDLTRKTFAKSCILIWLDGGPSHLETFDPKPDAPVEVRGPMGSIATTIPGIRLNECFQQCSQMMDKLAVIRSMTSPLGEHNFGTHYLMTGYKPSPALEYPTYGATLAQLRDTATVLPPNIAVPQATKNVRGNGFLSAATAPFSVGGNPDAADFTVRDLEYYPGLDLQRLDRRREMVNALDTFSHNGDATQRPVSDPNLQRAYDLIASASAKAAFKLSEEPDAVRHRYGRGNGIGQSCLLARRLVQRGVPFVTVNSTGWDSHQNILTLKERYPKDRNAHLPSLDRALSALVTDLDDCGMLDETLVVVMGEFGRTPKINSAGGRDHWPSVFSVALAGGGIQGGQMIGTSDSMGEYPKDDPITPADLSATLFTLLGVDPASELRTSDGRPVRVSPDGGQVISKLMA